The Chaetodon auriga isolate fChaAug3 chromosome 3, fChaAug3.hap1, whole genome shotgun sequence genome has a window encoding:
- the LOC143318678 gene encoding amyloid-beta A4 precursor protein-binding family A member 3: protein MDSDVCPADQSASARSDSSCSATIAVDGASVVDTGQTVAPLPRSVVEDLESYNLIEPPPLDWRSDSSSEAGSAEDLDDPSFPPSVENLDKASPGEPVLLPLNMSATLASLDVNQQELVGNISEPVQDKEDEAVEDDEGVSVEGVQGAEEYQEEVTICDVESREVEVELANRRSGDEDHSRIHSLLSQLQLMGEEPHPSLQTPPHPAQHQVCTPSLITDNSTETTGLLFSESHQRDLLGLLQFTEISATPHPTCLPRRGEVDAVVSVSYSQEDAQRFWGHYSNGQQQRHRDDSLASLPDDEYPEPVWMKLGEEPPEEVQAAAESEQSADHPSYKDVPGPCDPEDLLDGVVFGAKYLGSTQLKSEKNPSTNARMSQAQEAVDRIKAPEGETQPMTEVDLFISTQRIKVLTADTQEAMMDHALQMISYIADIGDIVVLMARRKRKGQDDPTSDSPSSSSSGPQKKCLMICHVFSSDDAQVIAQAIGQAFGVAYQQFLQASGIKVSDLRPGDYSNYLETQELYNGDLAHFSDSQNIRDVIITKAPGEILGLAVVESGWGSILPTVVVANLLHGGPAERCGELSIGDRIMSVNSTSMVGLPIATCQNIIRDLKSQKYVKLSIVHCPPVTMAIIRRPDPKFQLGFSVEDGIICSLMRGGIAERGGIRVGHRIIEINGQSVVATPHDKIIQILTNAVGEIHLKTMPASTYRLLTGQEQPVFL from the exons ATGGACTCAGACGTCTGCCCTGCTGATCAGTCAGCCTCTGCACGCTCAGACTCCTCGTGTTCTGCCACCATTGCTGTCGATGGAGCCTCTGTCGTTGACACCGGACAGACTGTGGCACCTCTGCCACGTTCAGTGGTAGAGGATCTGGAATCCTACAACCTGATCGAGCCTCCTCCGTTGGACTGGCGGTCTGACTCCTCTAGTGAGGCGGGCTCAGCAGAAGATCTGGATGACCCCagcttccctccctctgttgaAAATCTGGACAAGGCCAGTCCGGGCGAGCCAGTATTACTACCTTTGAATATGAGTGCCACCTTGGCTTCACTCGACGTGAACCAGCAGGAGCTCGTGGGAAATATTTCAGAGCCAGTCCAGGATAAAGAAGATGAAGCAGTTGAAGACGATGAAGGGGTGAGTGTTGAGGGCGTGCAAGGTGCTGAGGAATACCAGGAAGAGGTAACCATATGTGATGTGGAGAGCAGAGAAGTGGAGGTTGAGCTTGCTAATAGGAGATCAGGTGATGAAGACCACAGCCGCATCCACAGCCTGCTCAGCCAGCTCCAGCTGATGGGGGAAGAGCCTCATCCCAGCCTCCAGACACCACCTCACCCTGCCCAGCATCAAGTGTGCACTCCTTCCCTAATAACAGacaacagcactgaaacaacagGGCTGCTGTTCTCTGAAAGCCACCAGAGAGACCTGCTGGGGCTGCTGCAGTTCACAGAGATCAGTGCGACCCCCCATCCCACCTGTCTGCCCCgcagaggagaggtggatgCTGTAGTGTCAGTTTCCTACAGCCAGGAGGACGCTCAAAGGTTCTGGGGGCATTATTCGAATGGTCAGCAGCAGCGGCACAGAGATGACTCTCTTGCCTCCCTGCCTGATGACGAGTATCCTGAGCCAGTGTGGATGAAGCTGGGCGAGGAGCCTCCAGAGGAAgtgcaggctgctgcagagagtgaGCAG agTGCTGATCATCCTTCATATAAAGACG TGCCTGGCCCATGTGACCCTGAAGATCTGCTGGATGGAGTAGTATTCGGTGCCAAGTACCTTGGTTCCACTCAGCTCAAATCAGAGAAGAACCCGTCTACAAACGCCCGTATGTCCCAGGCTCAGGAGGCTGTGGACCGCATTAAG GCTCCGGAGGGAGAGACTCAACCAATGACCGAGGTGGATCTGTTCATCTCAACCCAGCGAATCAAAGTGctcactgctgacacacag GAAGCCATGATGGATCACGCTCTGCAGATGATCTCTTACATTGCAGACATTGGTGATATTGTGGTCCTGATGGCACGAAGGAAACGCAAAGGGCAAGATGACCCGACCTCTgactctccctcttcatcctcctccggGCCTCAGAAGAAGTGCTTAATGATCTGCCACGTCTTCTCCTCTGATGAT GCTCAGGTCATAGCCCAGGCCATCGGTCAGGCGTTCGGAGTGGCCTACCAGCAGTTTCTTCAGGCCAGCGGCATCAAGGTCAGCGACCTGAGGCCTGGCGATTACAGTAACTACCTGGAAACTCAGGAGCTCTACAACGGAGACCTGGCCCACTTCTCTGACTCCCAGAACATCCGAGAT gtAATCATCACCAAGGCTCCCGGAGAGATCTTGGGTCTTGCGGTGGTGGAGTCAGGCTGGGGCTCCATCCTGCCCACAGTGGTGGTGGCCAACCTCCTTCACGGAGGTCCTGCTGAGCGCTGTGGCGAGCTCAGCATCGGTGACCGCATCATGTCCGTCAACAGCACCAGCATGGTGGGTCTGCCGATCGCCACCTGCCAGAACATCATCCGG GACTTAAAGAGCCAAAAGTATGTGAAGCTCAGCATCGTCCACTGCCCGCCAGTCACCATGGCGATTATCAGGAGGCCAGATCCTAAGTTTCAGCTGGGCTTCAGCGTGGAGGATGGCATT ATCTGTAGTCTGATGCGGGGCGGTatagcagagagaggagggattcGCGTTGGGCACCGCATCATTGAAATCAACGGGCAGAGCGTCGTCGCCACACCGCACGACAAGATCATCCAGATCCTGACCAATGCTGTCGGAGAG ATTCACTTGAAGACCATGCCAGCCTCAACGTATCGACTCTTAACAGGACAAGAGCAGCCAGTATTTCTTTGA
- the pex11g gene encoding peroxisomal membrane protein 11C — translation MQQSVEALVRVLETYRGRDKVIRTVCYGSQLVGGVLSQKAETDVSSQRLGKSLLLFSAQLSHCRTVLRLFDDLSMLAYSHSYGMGAGEEDAGVRWISVLTNIADQLYYPCEHIAWAADAELIKVKSDKWWLLCTALWGTSLLLGILRSLRVLLILKKKLKRRERDGGGISRSQLRRQMQGEALSVLSGMADLSNAIHWMPPGFLWAGRFPNWLVGLMGTTSSLIGLIQMSAGDSDATDST, via the exons atgcagcagtctgtggagGCTCTGGTACGAGTGCTCGAGACATACAGAGGAAGAGATAAAGTT atCAGGACGGTCTGTTATGGCTCCCAGCTGGTTGGAGGAGTTCTTTCCCAGAAGGCGGAAACAGACGTTTCATCCCAGCGGCTCGGGAaaagtctgctgctgttttctgctcagcTCAGCCACTGCCGGACGGTGCTGAGGCTGTTTGATGACCTGTCCATGCTGGCTTACTCCCACAGCTATGGGATGGGAGCTGGG GAGGAAGACGCAGGCGTGCGCTGGATATCGGTGCTGACCAACATAGCCGACCAGCTGTACTACCCCTGTGAACACATTGCATGGGCTGCTGACGCCGAGCTCATCAAAGTGAAGTCTGATAAGTGGTGGCTGTTGTGCACAGCGCTGTGGGGAACCTCGCTACTGCTGGGAATACTCAG ATCACTTCGAGTTCTGTTAAtactgaagaagaagctgaagagaCGCGAGAGGGACGGAGGTGGCATcag tcGCTCTCAGCTCCGCAGACAGATGCAAGGGGAggctctctctgtcctcagcgGCATGGCTGACCTCAGTAATGCCATTCATTGGATGCCACCGGGCTTCCTGTGGGCAGGACGATTCCCAAACTGGCTGGTGGGGCTGATGGGTACCACCTCATCCCTGATTGGTTTGATCCAGATGAGTGCAGGAGACAGCGACGCGACAGACAGCACATAG
- the LOC143317125 gene encoding uncharacterized protein LOC143317125, whose protein sequence is MGESVDVKALRAKFNSKSSTSDTSSRDSGSPKSPRPGFGRAILPVSESDLAHHRLSPSVPPPLMSGQGLMRFPRAEPMAASVPSRPVSFPRLPPNPGVRASIPPADNSKVKQTGEMLQNIMLRHQRPPGTKPVPAAAPVQAPAPAPPSTPLPLRQQPRQRSAGDVTPLRRPLPPEGPLPLKPKRPPHVNLEPFMRFNQRPVLPGPRKQSAPSPSSAGRKMSLPAVIGPPKPPQRASKPSSLPRQVASMDIEDNQDTYDDIASFEKNESWSDNSSQCMDGDDEDVYESIDEDQVEVNRVNAEKKKKKEAKKKQEQEKKEQMERQKKENELRKNFQLQGEVEVLHTARVRHDWHGGGKLELSVQQGESVEILRVKNNPGGKWLARSMSGNYGYISNTCVDVDYEAVKRKVLQSRKIDTSPLPPPPPDPPQMLNVESNHRDSMLEDDDEYDDVQPLTGEFPPPPPEVSIDPKIEKELKKKFKYEGPLGVLHTMMVNPNSIIKKPGGKDLHVTAGEVLDVIQLTNSKKALCRNRFGRYGYVSRSLLLQMEGDIYDDVDYGGDIYDNDSPHTDY, encoded by the exons ATG GGGGAGAGTGTGGATGTCAAGGCTCTGAGGGCCAAGTTCAACAGCAAGTCCAGCACCTCGGACACCAGCAGCCGAGACAGCGGCTCGCCGAAATCTCCACGACCCGGGTTTGGGAGGGCGATCCTGCCAGTGTCAGAGAGTGATTTGGCCCATCACAGACTGTctccttctgttcctcctcctctgatgtcCGGCCAGGGTCTGATGAGGTTCCCCAGGGCGGAGCCAATGGCAGCCTCTGTGCCCTCCAGACCTGTTTCCTTCCCTCGACTGCCTCCCAACCCTGGAGTCAGAGCTTCCATCCCTCCGGCAGACAACAGCAAAGTCAAACAGACAGGTGAGATGCTACAGAACATAATGCTGAGGCACCAGAGGCCTCCAGGCACCAAACCAGTCCCGGCTGCGGCTCCAGTTCAGGCCCCTGCACCagctcccccctccacccctctaCCACTCCGACAGCAGCCTCGGCAGAGGAGCGCAGGGGATGTGACCCCGCTGAGAAGGCCCCTGCCCCCTGAAGGACCTCTGCCTTTGAAACCCAAACGGCCTCCTCATGTCAACCTGGAGCCCTTTATGAGGTTCAACCAAAGACCCGTCCTTCCTGGCCCAAGAAAGCAAAGCG CACCTTCCCCCAGTTCAGCAGGCAGAAAGATGTCTTTACCTGCAGTCATTGGTCCTCCAAAACCACCTCAACGAGCCAGCAAACCCAGCAGTCTACCGCGCCAAGTAGCCTCCAT GGACATTGAGGATAACCAGGACACGTATGATGATATTGCAAGCTTTGAGAAGAACG AGTCCTGGAGTGACAACAGCTCACAGTGCATGGACGGG GATGACGAAGACGTGTATGAGTCTATTGATGA GGACCAGGTGGAGGTAAACCGGGTAAATgctgagaagaaaaagaaaaaagaagcaaagaagaaacaggaacaggagaagaaagagcagaTGGAGcgtcagaaaaaagaaaatgagttgAGGAAGAACTTTCAG TTGCAAGGGGAGGTGGAGGTTCTTCATACCGCCAGGGTCCGACATGACTGGCACGGAGGAGGAAAACTGGAGCTCAGTGTCCAACAGGGCGAGAGTGTGGAGATCCTTCGAGTGAAGAATAATCCAGGAGGCAAATGGTTGGCTCGCTCTATGAGTGGAAACT ACGGATACATCAGTAACACATGTGTGGATGTCGACTATGAGGCAGTGAAGCGTAAAGTGCTCCAGTCCAGAAAAATAGACACATCACCGctgcctccaccacctccagacCCCCCACAGATGTTAAATGTGGAGTCCAATCACAGAGACAG CATGCTTGAAGATGATG ATGAGTATGATGATGTTCAACCACTAACTGGGGAGTTTCCCCCTCCACCGCCTGAAGTCAG catagATCCCAAAATAGAGAAGGAGCTAAAAAAGAAATTTAAG TATGAGGGGCCTCTCGGGGTGCTGCACACCATGATGGTGAATCCTAACAGCATCATAAAGAAGCCAGGAGGAAAGGATCTGCATGTGACTGCTGGAGAAGTCCTGGACGTCATCCAGCTCACCAACAGCAAGAAAGCTCTGTGTCGCAACCGGTTTGGAAGAT ATGGTTATGTGTCCAgatctcttcttcttcaaat GGAAGGAGACATTTATGACGATGTCGACTATGGAGGCG acATCTACGACAACGACTCTCCACACACCGATtattaa